The DNA sequence CGGCCCCGCTGCACGAGCGTGATGATCAGGTCCGGCACCGGGCTGTACGCCACCACCGCCTCGTCCCGCGTCTGGGACTCGAGCTGCTTGCGCTGTGCCAGCATGGCCTGAAGGGCCTCGAGGGTGCCCGGCACGGCGCTATCGGGAACGGTGGCGCTCACGTCGATGTCATCCGGAGCAGCGGCGGGGATCACCAGTTCCACCCCGAACTCGGGCGGTTCGCCGGCGGTGCGCAGCCGCATCACCCGGACGGCGATGCGAGCGTCCCCTTCGCCCACGACGGCGCCGAGGCCCCAGTACTCGCTGATGGTCAGCATACCCTGGGGCACTTCCGGAGGGGGGAGCACCTGCGCCGCTGAGGCGACCACCGAAAACAGGAGCACGAGTCCTGAGACGACGGCCACAACGCCCGCCTTACCCAACCCCACCCACGCTCACCTTCCGGCGCACGAGTGAAGGAACCTCGGTTCCCGGATTTACGGGTTGCAACCAACCCCTCCTGCCAGGCTATCGATAATGCGAACCGCTGCCATCCGTGCTATAAAAAGGGCGGCGGTACAGGGGCCGTTTTCCAACCGCCCCGAGACACGCCCCGTTCGCACTCCACACCAGGCGAGGAGGCCACTTGTATGCGGAGGGGTAAGCCATTCGCGGCGGGCATCGCGGCATGGGTGCTGCTGGGCGCGGCAGCCGCCGTCGCCTTCGCGCTGACCCGCCCCGCAACCCCGGAGTTGCGCGGGATGGCGGTCACACCGCCCTATCCCGTGGCGGACTTCACGCTGACCGACCAGTGGGGCCGGCCGTTTCAACTTGCGAGCCTGCGCGGCAAGGCGGTTCTGATGTTTTTCGGATACACGTTCTGCCCGGACGTGTGTCCGGCTACGATGCTTCAGTACAAAGGGATTCGCCAGGCGCTCGGGCGTGACACAGAGCGCGTGGCGCTGCTTTTCATCAGCGTTGATCCGGAGCGGGACACCCCCGGACGGCTGAGGGAGTACCTGGGGTACTTCGACGCGGCCATCTTGGGGCTCACCGGCACGCCACAGGCTGTGTCCCAGGTAACCGCCCAGTACGGGGTCGTTGCGGAGAAGGTGCCCGTGCCGGGGTCGGGCGCCGGCTACCTCATGAACCACACCGCCCTCATCTACCTGATAGGGCCGTCGGGGCAGATGCGAGCCATGTTCCCGCACGGAAGCAAGGTGGAGGACATCGTCCACGACGTGCGGCTCGTGCTGCGAGAGCCGGTCAAGGCGCAGCGGCCCGCGGACGCGGGCCAGGTTGCCCGGGCGGCCACCTCGGGTGGCGAGCAGCCGCCGCCGGCGGCTCCCGCGTACGGGGGAACGGTGCACGTGGAGGGCGCCTGGGCCCGCCCGGCTCCCGGAATGGGGGCCACCAGCGCCGTCTACATGACCCTGGTCAACCGGGGGGACCGACCGGACGCCCTGGTGGCCGTCAGGAGCGACGTGGCCCGCGCCATCGAGCTCCACGAGACCCGCATCGAGAACAACGTGATGCGGATGCGCCGGGTCGAGCGCATTGAGGTGCCGCCGGGTGGCCGGGTGCAACTCACGCCCGGCGGGCTCCACGCCATGCTGATCGGGCTTACCCGCAAGCTCGAGGAGGGCGACCGGTTCCAGGCCGTGCTGGTCTTCGAGCACGGTGGCGAGCTCACCATAGAGATCCCGGTACGCCAGCCCGGGCCGTGAGCCAGCCCCGCTCCCCTCGCTTCAGGTTCGCTCCAGGTTCGTCTGGTACGGTGCTCCCGGAGAAAGGGAGGGGAGCGCAGGGATGAGCAGCGTGACGTCTCCCCAGCGCCCCGGCGGCGGCGGCCGGTCCGGGGCCTGGTGGCTGAGGTGGGTCGCCATCCTGGGAGGGGCCGGCGTCTTTTCCTGGGCGCTTGCCGCCATCCTCAACGGGGGCGCGCCGGCCGGGCGTGCCGGAGAGGGTGCCACGGCAGACCGGCAGCGTCCCCTGGAGCCCCCGGCGCGGCGAGAAGAGTTCGGCTTCCGGGACGGCGGGTTTGCCGGGGGCTTTGGGGACTGGGAGCCGGAGCGCGAAGACGATCCACCCCGCGAGGCATTCTGGGATCGCGAGGACGAGGACGATGGCGACGACGGGTGGGAAGAGGAGCATGGCGCCGCTTTTGAGTTCGGCTTCGCCCGCCCGGCCCCGAGCCGTCGAGCGCCCGATGCCCGCAGCCGCCCGTCCTAGCGCGAGCGGCTTCGGGCAGGACTTCGTGGAACTCCGCGCCAGCCTGCGAGCCATGGGCAGCACGATCAGCCTGGCGGTGCGGGTGCCCCGGTCCGACGCGGAAGCGGCCCGCCAGGTGCTGGCAGCAGAGGCGGCGTGGTTCCAGGAGGTCGAGCGGAGGTTGACGCGCTTCGACCCCGAGTCGGAGCTGAGCCGCCTGAACCGCCTTGCGGGGCAGTGGTGCGTGGTGTCGCCGCTCCTGTACGCCGCGCTGAGTGCCGCGGCCCGGGCGCACCGGCTCACGGGCGGGCTGTTCGATCCGTCGATTCTGCCCGCCCTGGAGCGGTGGGGATACGACCGGGATTTCCGGGAAATGCCCGGGCGAATCCGGCCGGGAGACCCCGCTTTCCAGGCGCCGGTGCCCGAGTCCCCGTCACCTCGCCTCGTGGCGCCCGGCGGGAGCGGGTTCGCACCCCGTGCGCTTCCCTTGACGCTGGATCCGGTGGCGCGTGCCGTCCGTCTGGAACAAGGAGCTCGGTTAGACCTGGGCGGGATCGTCAAGGGTCTGGCCGCGGACAGTTCGCTGCGCCGGCTGGCTTCCCGGTTTCCCGCTGCCCTGGTGGACGCCGGGGGCGACATCGCAGGGTTGGCCAAGGACGGCATGCCGCCGTGGCGCATTGCGCTCCCGATGCGGGGGCTTGGCCTGCCGCACGCACTGCGGGTGCGGCGTGGGGGCGTGGCCACCTCGGCGACCGCCCGGCGCTGGGTGGGCCCGCCTGGCCGGGCGCACCACCTCATCGACCCCCGCACGCAGGCCCCGGCGGACAGCGGCCTGGAGATGGTGACGGTGGTAGCGCGCTCGGCGGCCACGGCGGAGGTGCTGGCCAAAGCCCTGCTCATCGGGGGGCCGGATGCGACGCCCTACCTTCTGGGGCAGGTGCCGCCGGCCGAGGCGTTCTGGCGTACGGGGTGCGGGAAGGTGGGGACGTACAGGTGTCCGTCTGGGTGATCTCCCGGGCTGCGGGGGTGGGTGCCCTGTGGCTTTTCGCCGCGTCGGCCGTTCTGGGACACGCTGCCAGGATGGCGGTGCGGGCCCGGCCCGGGTGGGTTCACCCGCTCCACTACCTGCACACGGCCCTGGCCGTGGCGGGGTGGACCGGCGCTCTCGTCCACGTCCTGCTGCTGCGCCATGACCCCACCATACCGTTTACCTGGAAGGCGTTGCTGGTCCCGCTCGCCGCACCGTACCGGCCCTTCTGGACGGGGCTCGGAACGCTGGCTCTTTACGGATGGGGCCTGACGTTGGTAGCGTTCGATGCGAAGAAGAGAGTGGGAATGAATGTGTTTCGCCTGCTGCACGACATGGCGCCCGCGGCTCTGGGGTTGGCGGCCCTTCACGCCCTCGGCGCCGGCTCGGACGTGCGCCTGACCTCGCTGCGGCTGGCGGCGGGAGCGCTTCTGGCCCTGGCCCTGCTCATCGCCGCCGAGCGGCTGCTCGGCCGGCGCCCGCCGGGCAGCGCCGGCGAAGTGTCGGCGGCCGGCCGGCGGCAGGGGCTTTGAGCGGAGCGAGGCGGGAGGCTCGTGCGGATTTTGGTGGTGGAAGATGACCCGGCGACGCGGGCGGCCGTAAGCCGGGGCCTCGTGTCTGCCCATTTCACGGTGGACACGGCGGCGGACGGGGAGGAAGCGCTGCTGTTCCTCGCCGACCGCCATTACGATGCGGTCATACTCGACCGGCGCCTGCCCGGCGTCAGCGGCGAGACCGTGCTGGCCGAGCTGCGGCGGCGCGGCCAGCAGGTCCCGGTTCTGATGCTCACGGCCCTGGACCGGGTCAGCGACCGGGTGGGGGGCCTCGAGGCCGGGGCCGACGACTACCTGGTCAAGCCCTTCGCCTTCGAGGAGCTGGTGGCGCGTATCAAGGCCCTCATCCGGCGCGCCGCCGGCTCCCCTGGGGAGCCCTGCTTCGGCGACTTTGTGCTCGACCGGAAGGGCGTGGCCGTACGCTGTGGAAACCGAAGCGTCCTGTTGACCCCCCGGGAGTTCGACATCTTGCAGGCGCTGGTGCAGGCCCGGGGGCGGCCCGTCCCGGCGCGGGCGCTGGCCGACGCGGCCTGGCCTGAACCCTGGGAGGCGTCGGACGAGGCGCTGTGGTCGCACCTCAAGAACCTCCGCAAGAAGCTCCAGGCCGCCGGATCCCGGGTCACCGTCCGCAGTCGCCGCCAGGTGGGCTATTACCTGGACGTGGAAGAGGGCAAACAGGGGCACGAGGATGACCGGCCGCCGGCCGCCGGGGGGCGGCGGTCGCCGTGAGGCCGCTGGAGATCTGGCGGCGCCGGTTCCCGGTGCGGCTGGCGGTAACCACCGCGGCGCTTCTGGTGGTGGTGATGGCGGCCATGCTGGTGGTTGCTTACACGGCGGCGGCGTCGCTTCTCATCCGCCAGGCCGACAGCCGGGCGCTTACCACGTTGCGGGCGCCGGCCCGCTCGCCCGACCAGGCAGGCCGGACGGCGAAGTCTGACGAGCGGGACGACCACGAGGAGGGAGACGAGAAGGAGGACGCCCCCCACGAACTGGAGGCCGACCACCTCGTCTGGAGCATCCACACCGGCGGCCCCGATGGGCCCGAACGCTCTGCGCTTGCGTGGCTGTGGCCGGCGCCCGGCGACGTGCGGGTGGCGCGGGCGGCGGCAAGCGGGGGGCCGGTCCTGGTCGAGGAACTGGACGATGTGGCCGAAACACTGGCCGGGCTGAGGATGTGGCTTGCCGGGCTGGGACTTGCCGGGACGCTCCTGGTGAGCGGGGTGGCCTTCGGGTCAGCACGACGGGCCTTTGCGCCGCTTCAAAACATGATCGACGCGGTCACGCGCATTGTGGAGGCGCAGCGCATCAGCCCCGAGACCCTGAAGGTGCAGGTGCCGCCCGCCGAAGGCGACGTCACGCTGGAGCAGCTGGCTGACCTGTTCAACACGATGATGGCCCGGGTTGGGGAGGCGATGGCCACCCAGGCACGTTTCGTCGACGACGCTTCCCACGAACTGCGCACCCCTCTCGGGGCGCTTCGGGCTGACCTCGAGGTGGCGCTGCGGGAGCGGTCCGACCCGCCATCGTGCCGGGCCGCCCTCGAACGCGCCCTGGGCCAGGTGGTGCGCCTGGGGAGGCTGGCCGACGACCTGCTGGCGCTGGCGCGCTACGCGCGAGGCGGCCTGGTGCAGCCCGCGCCGGGGACGGACATGGTAGCGGCCGTACGGCAGGCGCTCGAGGACGTGCGGCACCTTGCCGAGCAGGGGGGCGTTACCGTGGTGGCCGACATGCCCGACCGGCTGGAGGCCACGTGCGACGGGCAGGCTATCTCGCGGCTGGTCACCAACTTGCTCCGCAACGCTATCGAAGTCAGTGCTGCCGAGGGCATCGTCCAGGTGCGCCTGGCGCGGCAGGCGGGGAGCGTGGTGATCGAGGTGGCCGACTCTGGCCCGGGCATGACACCCGAACAGGCGGCGCGGGCTTTCGAGCCCTTCTTCCGGGTGGAGCGTAAACGAGCGGCCAACGGGCGCAACTCTTCGGGCGCGGGGCTCGGGCTCGCCATCGCCCACGCCATTGTTGAGGCGCACGGCGGCCAGATTGACCTGGACACCTGGCCCGGGCGCGGCACCCGCGTACGGGTTGGCCTGCCCGATCGGTGAGAGGTCCTGCCTGCAGGGGCTTGACGGGGAAGATATATTCCGTACGAATATAAGTGCAGGAAGGTTAAGTCGCCCGTGCGAAAGGGGCGGGGTCGGAGCTGGTGCGGGGCTGCATGGGAGGTGCCGGGGGGCCGGGCCGCGGGCCGCACAGGGGGCCCATGATGCCGCCGTTTGGGGGCCCGCGGGGAGCCTTCCTCTTCCTGCCCTGGATCCTCCTCAGGCTGGCCGAGGGGCCTTCTCACGGCTACCACCTCCTCGAACGGTACGGCGGGCGACCCGGCTTTGCCGGCCCGCCCCTTCTCCCCGGCACTCTGTACCGCTGGCTGCGTGCCCTTGAACGGCGCGGCCTGGTCAGCTCCTCCTGGCAGGCCGGCGAGTTCGGCCCGGCCCGGCGCAGCTACACGCTGACCGCCGCGGGCTGGCAGGTGCTGGACGAGGCGGCCGCGCAGCTCAGGCAGCGGCGCCGGGAGATCGACGCGTTCCTGGATGCTTACGAGCGCCTGCGCGGCATGGGGCCCCCGGGAACCTCGAGCCGTTCGCCCCTGAGCCCGGAGACGGAGGAAGGGGGGTGAGTGCACAGATGCACGGCTGCGGCGGAATGTACGGCGGCGGGATGATGGGCCATGGCCCCGGCATGGGAATGGGCATGCACCGGGGCGCGCCCTGGGCCCGCGGGCCGCTGGGGTTTCGCCGGCGCTTCATCACCCGGCAGGAGCGCATCGAGTGGCTGGAGGCCTACCTCAGCAACCTGCGCCAGGAGGCCAAAGCGGTGGAGGAAGCCCTGGAAGAGCTGAAGCGCATGGGGCCGCCTCAATCAGGCACGACCGGTGTCGGGTGAGTGTTCGTCAAAGCTCGCCCGTCGGCGAGAGAACGCTCGCGGGGGCCTCACGGCCCCCACGAGCTTCCGGAAGCGG is a window from the Bacillota bacterium genome containing:
- a CDS encoding SCO family protein translates to MRRGKPFAAGIAAWVLLGAAAAVAFALTRPATPELRGMAVTPPYPVADFTLTDQWGRPFQLASLRGKAVLMFFGYTFCPDVCPATMLQYKGIRQALGRDTERVALLFISVDPERDTPGRLREYLGYFDAAILGLTGTPQAVSQVTAQYGVVAEKVPVPGSGAGYLMNHTALIYLIGPSGQMRAMFPHGSKVEDIVHDVRLVLREPVKAQRPADAGQVARAATSGGEQPPPAAPAYGGTVHVEGAWARPAPGMGATSAVYMTLVNRGDRPDALVAVRSDVARAIELHETRIENNVMRMRRVERIEVPPGGRVQLTPGGLHAMLIGLTRKLEEGDRFQAVLVFEHGGELTIEIPVRQPGP
- a CDS encoding FAD:protein FMN transferase, with protein sequence MELRASLRAMGSTISLAVRVPRSDAEAARQVLAAEAAWFQEVERRLTRFDPESELSRLNRLAGQWCVVSPLLYAALSAAARAHRLTGGLFDPSILPALERWGYDRDFREMPGRIRPGDPAFQAPVPESPSPRLVAPGGSGFAPRALPLTLDPVARAVRLEQGARLDLGGIVKGLAADSSLRRLASRFPAALVDAGGDIAGLAKDGMPPWRIALPMRGLGLPHALRVRRGGVATSATARRWVGPPGRAHHLIDPRTQAPADSGLEMVTVVARSAATAEVLAKALLIGGPDATPYLLGQVPPAEAFWRTGCGKVGTYRCPSG
- a CDS encoding response regulator transcription factor, producing the protein MRILVVEDDPATRAAVSRGLVSAHFTVDTAADGEEALLFLADRHYDAVILDRRLPGVSGETVLAELRRRGQQVPVLMLTALDRVSDRVGGLEAGADDYLVKPFAFEELVARIKALIRRAAGSPGEPCFGDFVLDRKGVAVRCGNRSVLLTPREFDILQALVQARGRPVPARALADAAWPEPWEASDEALWSHLKNLRKKLQAAGSRVTVRSRRQVGYYLDVEEGKQGHEDDRPPAAGGRRSP
- a CDS encoding HAMP domain-containing sensor histidine kinase; its protein translation is MRPLEIWRRRFPVRLAVTTAALLVVVMAAMLVVAYTAAASLLIRQADSRALTTLRAPARSPDQAGRTAKSDERDDHEEGDEKEDAPHELEADHLVWSIHTGGPDGPERSALAWLWPAPGDVRVARAAASGGPVLVEELDDVAETLAGLRMWLAGLGLAGTLLVSGVAFGSARRAFAPLQNMIDAVTRIVEAQRISPETLKVQVPPAEGDVTLEQLADLFNTMMARVGEAMATQARFVDDASHELRTPLGALRADLEVALRERSDPPSCRAALERALGQVVRLGRLADDLLALARYARGGLVQPAPGTDMVAAVRQALEDVRHLAEQGGVTVVADMPDRLEATCDGQAISRLVTNLLRNAIEVSAAEGIVQVRLARQAGSVVIEVADSGPGMTPEQAARAFEPFFRVERKRAANGRNSSGAGLGLAIAHAIVEAHGGQIDLDTWPGRGTRVRVGLPDR
- a CDS encoding PadR family transcriptional regulator, which translates into the protein MPPFGGPRGAFLFLPWILLRLAEGPSHGYHLLERYGGRPGFAGPPLLPGTLYRWLRALERRGLVSSSWQAGEFGPARRSYTLTAAGWQVLDEAAAQLRQRRREIDAFLDAYERLRGMGPPGTSSRSPLSPETEEGG